One genomic region from Sulfuriflexus mobilis encodes:
- the recA gene encoding recombinase RecA: MANTDDQKNKALSAALGQIEKQFGKGSVMRLGDEGVNNDIEVVSTGSLGLDVALGIGGLPRGRVVEIYGPESSGKTTLTLHVIAEAQKAGGTCAFVDAEHALDPSYAEKLGVNIDDLLVSQPDTGEQALEITDMLVRSGAVDVLVVDSVAALTPKAEIEGDMGDSHMGLQARLMSQALRKLTGNIKRSNTMVIFINQIRMKIGVMFGNPETTTGGNALKFYASVRLDIRRIGAIKKGDEILGNETRVKVVKNKVAPPFKQVQFDILYGEGISHHGEIIDMGVNLDIIDKAGAWYSYNGERIGQGKDNVRNFLKENPEMSDEIEAQIRAKMLPSKEAIAKAATADLEEDDSLLEEDAEV; the protein is encoded by the coding sequence ATGGCTAATACAGATGATCAGAAGAACAAGGCACTCAGCGCCGCACTGGGACAAATCGAAAAGCAGTTCGGCAAGGGCTCGGTGATGCGCCTTGGTGATGAAGGCGTGAATAACGATATTGAAGTGGTTTCGACCGGTTCCCTGGGGCTGGATGTCGCGCTTGGCATCGGTGGTCTGCCCAGAGGTCGTGTGGTCGAGATCTATGGCCCGGAATCTTCCGGTAAGACGACCCTGACCCTGCATGTGATCGCCGAGGCGCAGAAGGCCGGCGGTACCTGTGCCTTTGTCGATGCCGAGCATGCGCTGGACCCGAGTTATGCCGAAAAGCTGGGCGTGAATATCGATGACCTGCTGGTCTCGCAGCCGGATACCGGCGAGCAGGCGCTGGAAATCACCGATATGCTGGTGCGCTCCGGGGCGGTGGATGTGCTGGTGGTCGACTCGGTCGCGGCATTGACACCAAAGGCTGAAATTGAAGGCGATATGGGTGATTCCCACATGGGCCTGCAGGCCCGCCTCATGTCACAGGCCCTGCGTAAGCTGACCGGTAACATCAAACGCTCGAACACCATGGTCATCTTTATTAACCAGATTCGTATGAAGATCGGCGTTATGTTCGGCAACCCCGAGACCACCACCGGGGGTAACGCCCTGAAGTTCTACGCCTCGGTGCGTCTGGATATCCGCCGTATTGGTGCCATCAAGAAGGGTGACGAGATCCTCGGTAACGAGACCCGGGTCAAGGTGGTGAAAAACAAGGTCGCACCACCGTTCAAACAGGTACAGTTCGATATCCTCTACGGCGAGGGGATCTCCCACCATGGCGAGATCATCGATATGGGCGTTAACCTCGACATCATCGACAAGGCCGGGGCCTGGTACAGCTATAATGGTGAGCGCATCGGTCAGGGTAAGGACAATGTGCGTAACTTCCTGAAAGAGAACCCGGAAATGTCGGATGAAATCGAGGCACAGATCCGCGCCAAGATGCTGCCAAGCAAGGAGGCCATAGCCAAAGCGGCCACTGCCGATCTTGAAGAAGATGACAGTCTGTTGGAAGAGGATGCTGAAGTCTGA
- a CDS encoding WYL domain-containing protein, translating to MASPYKSPAEVKWAVRQRFLYIEIMAFYTGLVTRSDVARTFGLSDAAATKDLKAYSEQAPDNLAYRHSVFGFVPTASFQALFADLSPEVVLPMIAANLATVGGAAGLDGDENVYGIPVEALPLPTRLPSVEVCAPIIRAMKQHQQLRVRYKSLSDRQAEENRIIEPHSLVNTDLRWHVRAYSHDTYDFRDFVLSRIVEAELLDQDAESNIQYDDDWVELATLQLAPHPKLDARKRESLLVDYDAQGEVIELEVRHALVGYLLHRLSVDTSVDHSMNPNAYQLVLVNRDEIEPFAGWAFL from the coding sequence ATGGCAAGTCCGTACAAATCCCCTGCCGAGGTCAAATGGGCCGTACGCCAGCGGTTCCTCTATATAGAGATCATGGCCTTTTATACCGGCCTGGTGACGCGCAGTGACGTGGCGCGAACCTTTGGCCTCTCCGATGCCGCCGCCACCAAGGACCTGAAGGCCTACAGCGAGCAGGCCCCGGACAACCTCGCCTACCGCCACAGTGTGTTCGGCTTCGTGCCGACCGCGAGCTTCCAGGCCCTGTTTGCCGACCTCTCGCCTGAGGTCGTGCTGCCGATGATCGCCGCCAACCTCGCCACGGTCGGCGGCGCGGCAGGCCTTGATGGTGATGAGAATGTCTACGGTATCCCGGTCGAGGCCCTGCCCCTGCCGACCCGCCTGCCCAGTGTTGAGGTCTGCGCACCGATCATCCGCGCCATGAAACAACACCAGCAGTTACGCGTCCGTTACAAATCCCTGTCAGACCGTCAGGCCGAAGAAAACCGCATCATTGAACCGCACTCTCTGGTTAACACCGACCTGCGCTGGCACGTGCGCGCCTACAGTCACGATACTTATGATTTCCGAGATTTTGTGCTCTCACGCATCGTCGAGGCCGAGCTGCTGGATCAAGACGCCGAGTCCAACATCCAGTACGACGACGACTGGGTAGAACTCGCCACCCTGCAACTCGCCCCGCACCCGAAACTGGATGCGCGCAAGCGAGAGAGTTTATTAGTCGATTACGATGCACAAGGTGAGGTGATTGAACTGGAGGTTAGGCATGCCCTGGTCGGTTACCTGCTGCATCGCCTGTCGGTGGATACGTCGGTGGATCATTCCATGAACCCGAATGCCTACCAGTTGGTACTGGTGAACCGGGATGAGATTGAGCCGT